The following are from one region of the Methanococcoides methylutens genome:
- a CDS encoding CDC48 family AAA ATPase encodes MEELQIKVEKAHPIDFGRGIIRLDPSTLLSLQLSPGDIVKIEGKKTTAAKVWRADRQDWGQGIGRIDGFTRQNAGVGIGERAFIKRAEVTPAEKVVLAPPEGITMEFGTNIQAIIKHNILKQPFVAGDVIPITSSMTQPTPGNQAIPLVAIETTPEEGILIITENTEIELRQKPAKGYEDAARGIAYEDIGGLGDEIQRVREMIELPLKHHEIFQRLNIEPPKGVILYGPPGTGKTLIAKAVAGESRANFLYIAGPEIMGRFYGESEERLRKIFEEAAENAPSIIFIDEIDSIAPKRENVTGEVERRVVAQLLTLMDGMEERGQIVVIGATNRVDSIDPALRRPGRFDREIEIGVPDSDDRLEILQIHTRGMPLSEDVDLEYLADHTQGFVGADLLSLVQEASMRSLRRIIPEINLDEEEIPDEVLEKLIVTTEDMEDALTEVEPSAMREVLVEIPSIKWDDVGGLDEAKQEIVEAVEWPLKRPDRIMEMGIKAPKGILLYGPPGTGKTLIAQAVANESNANFISIKGPQMISKFVGESEKAIRETFKKARQVSPCIIFFDEIDSIATTRMADSETGRASQQVVNQLLTELDGLEALKEVVVIAATNRPDMIDPALMRSGRFDRLVLVGNSTMEGRENIFNIHTRNIPLDSEVSITELAAMTEGYVGADIEAVCREAVMLALRENFETESVKKSHFLSAMGKVKPTITEDMAEFYGKMQEKLKGSTHKQETSSYMGYM; translated from the coding sequence ATGGAAGAACTACAGATCAAAGTAGAAAAAGCACATCCGATCGATTTCGGGCGTGGAATCATAAGGCTTGATCCGAGCACTTTACTCAGCTTGCAGCTTTCGCCAGGGGATATCGTTAAGATAGAAGGCAAGAAAACAACGGCTGCAAAAGTCTGGCGTGCAGACAGACAGGACTGGGGACAGGGAATTGGTCGCATTGACGGGTTCACCCGGCAGAATGCCGGCGTTGGAATAGGGGAAAGGGCCTTTATCAAAAGGGCAGAAGTCACCCCTGCGGAGAAGGTAGTACTTGCACCTCCCGAAGGAATTACAATGGAATTCGGGACAAACATCCAGGCCATTATCAAACATAATATCCTGAAACAACCCTTTGTTGCAGGTGATGTCATTCCAATCACAAGTTCGATGACACAGCCAACACCGGGTAACCAGGCAATTCCTCTTGTTGCTATTGAGACAACGCCTGAAGAGGGAATACTTATCATTACTGAAAATACGGAGATCGAACTGCGCCAGAAACCTGCAAAGGGTTATGAAGACGCTGCCCGCGGTATCGCCTATGAGGATATTGGCGGACTTGGTGATGAGATACAGAGGGTACGCGAGATGATCGAGCTGCCCCTCAAGCATCATGAAATATTCCAGCGTCTTAATATCGAGCCTCCAAAAGGAGTAATACTGTACGGCCCGCCGGGTACCGGAAAGACGCTTATTGCGAAAGCTGTTGCAGGCGAATCAAGGGCAAATTTCCTCTACATTGCGGGACCGGAGATCATGGGAAGGTTCTACGGAGAAAGTGAGGAACGCCTGAGAAAGATATTCGAAGAAGCTGCAGAGAATGCACCTTCTATTATATTCATAGATGAGATCGACTCCATCGCACCAAAACGTGAGAACGTAACCGGGGAAGTGGAGCGCAGGGTGGTTGCCCAGCTGCTCACACTTATGGACGGTATGGAAGAGAGGGGACAGATCGTAGTTATCGGTGCCACCAACCGTGTGGATTCCATTGATCCTGCTTTGCGACGCCCTGGAAGGTTCGACAGGGAGATCGAGATCGGTGTTCCTGACAGCGATGACCGTCTGGAGATCTTGCAGATCCACACCCGTGGAATGCCTCTTTCAGAGGATGTTGACCTTGAGTACCTGGCCGACCACACCCAGGGATTCGTGGGTGCAGACCTTCTTTCACTTGTACAGGAAGCTTCCATGAGATCCTTAAGAAGGATCATACCGGAGATCAACCTGGACGAGGAAGAGATACCCGATGAGGTCCTGGAGAAACTTATAGTCACCACAGAGGACATGGAGGATGCACTTACAGAGGTCGAACCATCTGCAATGAGAGAAGTGCTGGTAGAGATCCCATCCATTAAATGGGATGATGTCGGAGGTCTTGATGAGGCAAAGCAGGAGATCGTGGAGGCTGTGGAATGGCCTCTCAAGCGTCCTGACAGGATAATGGAGATGGGCATCAAGGCACCAAAGGGAATACTCCTTTATGGCCCGCCGGGAACCGGAAAGACGCTTATTGCACAGGCCGTTGCCAACGAGTCCAATGCGAACTTCATCAGTATCAAGGGACCACAGATGATCTCCAAGTTCGTGGGAGAGTCCGAAAAGGCGATCCGTGAGACATTCAAAAAGGCAAGGCAGGTCTCACCATGCATCATATTCTTCGATGAGATAGACTCCATTGCAACCACCCGTATGGCAGACAGCGAGACCGGAAGGGCTTCACAGCAGGTCGTGAACCAACTGTTGACCGAACTGGACGGACTGGAAGCACTGAAAGAGGTAGTGGTAATTGCAGCCACTAACAGGCCGGACATGATAGACCCTGCACTTATGCGCTCAGGAAGGTTCGACAGGCTCGTCCTTGTGGGCAACTCCACAATGGAAGGAAGGGAGAACATATTCAACATACACACACGTAATATACCACTGGACAGCGAGGTCAGCATAACAGAGCTTGCCGCAATGACCGAAGGATATGTGGGAGCTGATATCGAGGCCGTATGCAGGGAAGCTGTGATGCTTGCACTGCGTGAGAACTTCGAAACGGAGTCTGTGAAAAAGAGTCATTTCCTTTCAGCAATGGGCAAGGTCAAACCTACTATCACCGAGGATATGGCTGAATTCTACGGCAAGATGCAGGAAAAGCT